The window GTATAGTTAGGCTGTATGGTTACACCCCATGGTTACAGACGTATCTATGGTTATGTTGTATGGTTACGCCCCATGGTTACAGACATATTTATTGTTAGGTTGTATGGTTACACCCCATGGTTACagctgtatctatggttaggCTACATGGTTATTGTCTGATCTGACTGTGACTATAATAGCACCAGTTAACAAGCTCACTGAGCTCACACACTAACCCAGCTTAGCCTATAGCCAAAGCTGCTAAATCTATCGGATATAGGGGGAAGAAGGATCATCACTAAGTCACATGGATGTTGTGTTTTTAAACGTTTTAATGTTTGGTTTTGTAATAGAATATTCATTAGGCCTATTGTATCTTTTCATATTGTAGGAGCCGTATCTGACACATCAATGGTTTTTGACTGGCAAAAGCCACTACACATACGATTTTCTGGATCCTTGACGAGGATGATGGTGTTATTTAAAAATAACCATCACATACTATTAGGACAGAAGTTGATTCCTACTGAATAACATACTTCAAATTTCAGCTCCATCACAACATGTGAACTGGATCAACAAACAATTTCTTCTAACTGAGCAGGTTTGTGCAGCGTAATAATAAGCCACTCAGGTTTATCTTTAAATACCTGAGCCTCATCAAAACTGAGGGGATCCCTGATATTATATTCCTACTCTTGAAAGTCAAAAGTCCTCTCACCGGTAACAGTGTAAAATCTACTTATTTCGGAAGACAGCTAATTGGAGTACATAGGAAAACAAATCACAGAGCAGATTGGAACTCAGATGTGCGTTGtggtcagacctgggttcaaatactattcaaaaTCTTACAAAAACATTTAGCATTTGCTTTAACTTGCCTGGAGTGCCAGTTGGGTgtggtttgcacttttgggacttttATATTGTTTCCATATCAACAGGCAAGCTCTCTCAAGCACAGCTGAAACATTTGAAATGCTTTTAAATTGTATTTGACCCCAGGTCTGGTTGTGCTACATCTGACCACGAGGTTTATCAAACAGTCCACTCTGAAACCTTGTTCAGAATCCTCCCTAATCATTTGCCTAACTCATGTTCTGTTTCTTTTTCAGGAAGTACCTTGCTTATCAGAAACTAGAGATTTCTTTGCTATGGCTCTGGTTCCTTCACAGTTTCGATTGGTTAGTTATGAACATGGAAGACCAAACAAACTCTACTGATCTTTTTAACAACTGAActctcaaaaataaataaatcaacaaaATAATTTAAAACAGAAAAAGAGAATTGCACATAATAATGTCTAGGAATGTCCAGGCCATTGCAGTCTTTGCAGTCACATATCCCAGCAGAGAGGAAAAACAACAGTCAATCCATTAGTCCGGCTCAGATGCTAGTTTCCACCCATGTTATTGGAGGCCCCAAGGTAGGGCTGCAACTGAGCCTCCATGATGACCCCAGGCAGGTGCCACCACAGGGGAGCCGTCCCCTTGTCCGTCTTATATGACATCATCACAGTGGATACAATGGAGTTAGTAGGAGATGACAGCAAAGATGATGGATAAATCAAGATAGTTCTCTCAGGCCGTTTATCATTGAAAAAAATAGTTTACTTAACAGGGGTGGGTCTCCCATGGACACCAATGCAATAGCATCTGGGTCTGGTCTACTAAGTTCGTTGACTTTCATTCAATCAGTAAACAAAACTGCGAGTGGGGTGTCTCGCTTCCTCTTCCGTCTGATGACAGTACAGAGGTCGCTCTATTTTCCCAGAGTTCTGTGCTCCCACTCTGTGGCACTTTACAGACAGCAGTTTAACTTGCCTTGGCAGGCTCCTTTGACTTGGCCGCCACCTTGGCTGCCTTCTTCTTAGCTTTCTTAAGTGCCTTCTCTTGCGCTTGCTTCTCTTCCTCCAACTTTTCCTTTTCCTTTTTCTTCTCCTGCTTCTCCGCCTTGTACTTCCAGACCGGAGGCTCCAGGTGGCCCTTGTGCCTCTTCGCCTTCTTCGCCTTCTTGGGTGTTTTGTCTTGAGACTTGGTGAAGGTGATCTTGGGGATGCAACCAGACGGGAATACAGAGTTCCGGTGGGCCATGGAACAAGGAATGAAGTTCCGGACGCCGCTGGCAGCCATCGAGAGAATACTATCCCTCCACTCCGCGTACGAGCAGCAGTTGGCGAGTGAGAAGGGGCTCGACGACGCTGGCGCAGGCTTGAAGGAACATTTCACACCATTACTATGACACACAGAGCTTTCCTCCAGGTCCTTACTGCTGTGCTTCTCCATCAGCTCCGGCACGGCCAGGCGCCTCTTCCCGAGCTCGGGGGGGCTTGTGGGGCAGAGGGGACGGCAGCCAGTGGAGACTAGAGGGCTGTGGATGGATGTGGTCATCTTCACCAGGTGGTCCATCACTCCGTTGTCCTGAGGGTCCTTGGGTAAGCTAATGGTCAGGCTGTCCTTCAGACGTTGAGTCAGTGTTTTGGggatcatggctttagaagaagACAGAAGATAGAAGATGACTTATATGTAGAACACCTAGTAACATTTGTTGCATTGCAATACAGTTTGATTCAGATTTATtgtcacagagacacactacagagAAACACACATAGCCTACGCACGCCCAATGGAGAGGTTGGATAAATGGGTCAGCCGCAGTGCAGCGCCCTTGGAGCAGTTTATAGGTTACAACAGCAGGCTACTGGACCACTGCCCACCAGCTTTTTCCCAGCCGGGGCAGGGATTGTAAACGGCAACCCTCTGGTTGCTGGCCGGCCTCTCTAACCTTTGGCAACCAGCTCCTTCAGCTCGGGCCACTCTATCACGTAGCTGTCGCAGAACTGCTCGGCGATGGGGTGCGCCTGGAGAAAACGGAGACGCTGCAGGACCTCGAAGCGACCCGTCTTCAGGGCCCAGTCCATGATGCTTTTCCCCCGGACCTCATCCACTACATTGATATCTGCACCTGGACATTGGGataggcagggagacagagaaacatgaacacacatacaAAATGATCACAGGAGCTAGGCAACAAGGTTAGGCACTAAAGAAATGAGGGAAACTGATCAAGATTAGATttttataatgtaatgtgtgaGGCATGTACTCTGACAGTTTAAAGAAAATTCAAGTCAATGTAATCGTCCTACTAAGTGGCTAGTGAAGGAACTGTAAAATgtggagggagatagaggatATAAACAGCAATACACTATGAGTTGGGCTATTCAATTCTGCTTCTGTGGGGTTGAAACACTTCCATTTTTCACCTCCTTAGAATCAGGGACCaattcagacctgggacaccaggtgattCCAATTTACTATCAGGTAGAagcaaaaaaacataaatgttttGGCCTGCCAGGGCCGGAATTGAATAGCCCGGCGGCTACAGAGAGGAGAACTGTCACTATTTGATTGGCTAATAATGAGACAGTATGTGTTTATGAACATCTCCAGTTTGAAGCAGGAGAATCAAGGGTTTCAATTAAAGGGACAATCAGCATTCCattattccagccattattatgagccgtcctcccctcagcagcctcctatgGTACAGATAAGAATAGGTAGTAAGGTGACTTGATGGTGACCTGTTTTGACTTATGTACCGTTAATAGGTGTTACCACAGCCATGTCTCTATCAGTCCTGGTAAATCCACACAAAGCTAATCCAGCCTGCATCCCAAAACAGCTAGTCCCAGATTAGACAAGAAGACGAGAATAGAAAACCAACGTCCTCAGATTTGACCCTTGAACTCAGATAGATGTGCGTCATCATCCTTCTCCACCTAAATGGCTGTCATAATCATACACTTGGTCTGtgtctgaaatagcaccctattccctatatagtgcactattaaacactatttaACACATTCACAGTAACCATGGAAACCTAATGAATAATACAATAGTCAATCTAGTTCTATGATGATAAGTTGATAACCCATTTCACCATAGTAACTGTGCTTCTACTGATTTGAGAATAAACTTATTAAAGATATCAGTTAGGAAGTTGTCAGTATGTAGAGGGAGGGTTTTTGCACCACTTGGAAAAGGAAAACCCATGGAAATAGTCTTTGGAAGTCCTTCCAACCCTGCACTCAAAGACTTCTGTTCAATG of the Oncorhynchus kisutch isolate 150728-3 linkage group LG17, Okis_V2, whole genome shotgun sequence genome contains:
- the LOC116354482 gene encoding photoreceptor ankyrin repeat protein-like, translating into MAHAQDDPQLGAGPSEDSELSENESETASLVSEDSIMPDYEMERGSGGTTSTLYEACNRNEALTLQRVLERGVTKEEVMELDINGMNGLMLAVSRGYVDIVYGLHTCPLIDINHQDNEGNTALMIAAQAGYISILNFILNYYPKIDLEVRDTRGFTALIKAAMQGRVDCVSSLLMAGADINVVDEVRGKSIMDWALKTGRFEVLQRLRFLQAHPIAEQFCDSYVIEWPELKELVAKAMIPKTLTQRLKDSLTISLPKDPQDNGVMDHLVKMTTSIHSPLVSTGCRPLCPTSPPELGKRRLAVPELMEKHSSKDLEESSVCHSNGVKCSFKPAPASSSPFSLANCCSYAEWRDSILSMAASGVRNFIPCSMAHRNSVFPSGCIPKITFTKSQDKTPKKAKKAKRHKGHLEPPVWKYKAEKQEKKKEKEKLEEEKQAQEKALKKAKKKAAKVAAKSKEPAKAS